The region ATGCTTCTGGCCGCGAGCTTACCATTTGACCCCACTCCACCAAAGTCCTACGCTTAAAGACGTGCTTATCACCCCGGTCCAACTCTTCGAAGAGCCCCTTCAGATCGACGAAACCATTGCCCCGGGCGTAGTGGATTACGGCCAGGACATCCGCCAGGTCTCTCCGCTGCCCGTCAGAGGACAGGCCGATCTTCTCATCGAGCATCGGAGCGAGGAACGCGGGGCGAACTCGCAGGTCAATGACATCCGCCTGCGTGCGTCTTACAAGGGCGACTTCGAGATTCTCTGCGCCCGCTGCGTTGAACCTGTGCCTCAGACCCTCTCCGGCGACTTCGACCTCATCTTCCGCCCCGCCGAGGCCGACACGGTGATGGGCGAGCACGCAATTACCCCCGACGAGACCGAAATCGGGTATTATGAAGAGAGCGGTCTTTTGCTCGAGGATGTCGTGCGCGAGCAGGTGTTGCTCTCCCTGCCCACTCGAACCCTCTGCAAGCCGGACTGCAAGGGCCTCTGCCCTCGCTGCGGTCAGAACCAGAACCTCGCAATCTGCTCCTGCGAACAGACTCCGTCTGATCCGCGTTGGAATGCGCTGGCGGGCCTGGCTGACAAGATCGAGGTCAAGCACTAATAAAAGTTTTCCGCCTCTGCCCGCCGAATCGGGTGCGGGCGAAGCGAAAGGGATACAGAAATGCCTAATCCAAAACGGCGTCATTCCAAGCAGCGCACCGCCAAGCGCCGCAGCCACGACTTCCTGACCCCGACGGGTCTCTCCGAGTGCCCCAACTGCCACGAGCGCAAGTTGCCGCATCGCGCCTGCCGCAAGTGTGGCACCTACAAGGGCCGCGAGGTCCTTACCGTCAAGGAAGCCAGCTAACCCTTCCTCCAAGAGAAACCCTGTTATTGTTTCCTGATGCCGATCGACATCGTCGTTGACGCGATGGGTTCCGACAAGGCCCCCGATCCTGAGATCCGCGGGGCCGTTCTCGCTGCACGCCACTACGACGTGCGCGTGCATCTTGTCGGCCCTGAAGACATCCTGCGTCCCATCCTGCGCCAGCACGTCCAGCATCAGAAGCACCTTCCTATCTTCATCACGCCGGCCTCCGAGTGGATCACCATGGGGGACAAGGCCGCCCAGGCGGTCCGCACCAAGCGCGACTCCACCATGCGCGTCGGCCTCAAGATGGTGCGCGAAGGCCTCGCCTCCCGCACAACCTCCGGGCACGGTCACGGGAAGGCAGCAGGTTTCTTCACTGCCGGAAACACAGGCGCTGCCATGGCCACCGCCAAGATGGTCCTGGGAATGCTCTCCGGGGTCGACCGGCCAGCGCTCGCCAGTGCTGTTCCTACCACGCGCGGAGTTCCATCCCTCATCCTCGACGTGGGCGCGAACGTCGACTGCGACCCCGACAACCTGGTGCAGTTCGCCGTCATGGGCCATATCTTCGCCCAGAATGTCCTCAAGGTCCCCAATCCTCGCGTCGGCCTGCTTTCCATCGGCGAAGAGGACTCCAAAGGCAACTCCCTCACTCGCGACACGCTCCCGATGCTTCGCTCACTTCCGGGAATCAACTTCATCGGCAATGTCGAAGGCCGCGATATCTACAACGGCAACTGCGATGTCATCGTCTGCGACGGCTTCGTCGGCAACGTCGCCCTCAAGGCCTCCGAAGGAATCGCTCGCCTGGTGACGACCTCGCTGCGCGAAGCTCTGAAATCGACGGTCACCTCACAGGTCGGAGCCCTTCTCTCCCGCCGCGCCTTCGGCGACTTCAAAAAGCGCCTCGACTACAACGAGTATGGTGGCGCACCTTTGCTTGGCGTCCGCGGCGTCTGCATCGTCGGACACGGCTCCTCCAACGAAAAAGCCGTCATGAACGGCATCCGCGTCGCCGCTGAGTTCGCCCACGCCGAGGTCAACGCAGGCATCGAAGCGGCACTGCTGTCTTCCACCGCTACCCCATAAGCGGAAAAGATTACTGCTCCGGCCAAACCGCAGATCCTTCGACTGCGCTGCTCGCGATGAGACTGCGAGCAGCTTCGCTCAGGATGACACTCATAAAGGCTGGTGAAATCTCGTAAGGGGTAGCATTGCCATTTCACTCCACCAGCGTTCATGTTCCTTTAGGTCGATTTCCCCCGCATAATTTCAAAGGCCGAAGCTGATTCACAAGCTCAAGGCAACAGCGGAACTCCATCCCTTCTCTCCAGCACCCGCGCCAGCTCCTCCACACCGCGCCGAATCTCCTTCGGCGTAACCGCTGCGAATCCAAGCTGCAGCCCATCTCTCTCCCTTTGTTCGAATTCTTCCGCACTCCTGTAAAACCAGGCCAGCGGAGTCACCTCCAAGCCTCGTTCCGCACAGGCCTTCGCCACCGTCCTGGCATCCAGGCCCTTTGCCAGCCATCCCATGGTCTGTAGCCCTGCCTCGATCTCCGAGATCTCCAACGCTCCTGCCAGATGCCTTCTGCCTTCTTCCAGCAGGATTCCAAGCCGCTCTGAATACAGATTGCGCATCCTGCGCAGGTGCCTGCCAAAGTGGCCATCCTCCAGGAAGTCGCAGAGCACTGTCTGCTCGAGCAGCGGAGCATGCCGGTTCAGGATCGATTTCGCCGCCGTAAATCGCTCCACCAGATCCTCGGGC is a window of Edaphobacter sp. 12200R-103 DNA encoding:
- a CDS encoding DUF177 domain-containing protein codes for the protein MLITPVQLFEEPLQIDETIAPGVVDYGQDIRQVSPLPVRGQADLLIEHRSEERGANSQVNDIRLRASYKGDFEILCARCVEPVPQTLSGDFDLIFRPAEADTVMGEHAITPDETEIGYYEESGLLLEDVVREQVLLSLPTRTLCKPDCKGLCPRCGQNQNLAICSCEQTPSDPRWNALAGLADKIEVKH
- the rpmF gene encoding 50S ribosomal protein L32, which produces MPNPKRRHSKQRTAKRRSHDFLTPTGLSECPNCHERKLPHRACRKCGTYKGREVLTVKEAS
- the plsX gene encoding phosphate acyltransferase PlsX — protein: MPIDIVVDAMGSDKAPDPEIRGAVLAARHYDVRVHLVGPEDILRPILRQHVQHQKHLPIFITPASEWITMGDKAAQAVRTKRDSTMRVGLKMVREGLASRTTSGHGHGKAAGFFTAGNTGAAMATAKMVLGMLSGVDRPALASAVPTTRGVPSLILDVGANVDCDPDNLVQFAVMGHIFAQNVLKVPNPRVGLLSIGEEDSKGNSLTRDTLPMLRSLPGINFIGNVEGRDIYNGNCDVIVCDGFVGNVALKASEGIARLVTTSLREALKSTVTSQVGALLSRRAFGDFKKRLDYNEYGGAPLLGVRGVCIVGHGSSNEKAVMNGIRVAAEFAHAEVNAGIEAALLSSTATP